The Acetomicrobium sp. S15 = DSM 107314 genome window below encodes:
- the upp gene encoding uracil phosphoribosyltransferase: MKIALGSDHAGYTIKEATKDYLKKEGHEVSDFGTNSSDRPTDYPEVAFAVAHSVVSGRSERGILVCGTGIGMSIAANKVHGARAAVCNDLYVARMSRAHNDANILTMGGRILTEDQAREIVSVWLETAFEGGRHERRIEAIERYERLHMSSQDSLTEEGRVIVIDHPLVQHKLTTLRDKTTSVKEFRELVQEIAGLMVYEATRSLQVEDTEVETPLGTARGKTIAGKKLAVVPVLRAGLVMSDGILRLIPNAKVGHIGLYRDPETLEPVEYYCKLPKDIEERDVMIVDPMLATGGSAAAAISAVKDRGGKRISLICLISAPEGLNVVRNSHPDVNIFTAAIDDHLDGHGYIIPGLGDAGDRLFGTR; the protein is encoded by the coding sequence ATGAAGATTGCCTTAGGTTCTGATCATGCAGGCTATACGATAAAAGAGGCGACAAAGGACTACCTCAAAAAAGAGGGGCACGAAGTTTCCGATTTCGGGACAAATTCAAGCGACAGGCCGACAGATTATCCTGAAGTTGCCTTCGCTGTAGCCCATAGCGTAGTTTCTGGGCGCAGTGAGCGAGGCATATTGGTCTGCGGGACCGGCATAGGCATGTCCATTGCGGCGAACAAAGTACACGGCGCGCGAGCCGCTGTATGCAATGATCTGTATGTCGCCCGCATGAGCCGTGCTCATAATGATGCCAACATCCTCACGATGGGCGGTCGTATTTTGACAGAAGATCAAGCAAGGGAGATCGTCTCTGTCTGGCTTGAAACCGCTTTCGAGGGTGGGCGTCACGAGAGGCGAATCGAGGCTATCGAACGCTACGAGCGTCTTCACATGTCTAGTCAGGACTCATTAACCGAAGAAGGTAGAGTGATCGTTATAGATCATCCCTTGGTGCAGCACAAGCTCACTACTTTGAGGGATAAGACTACCAGCGTCAAGGAATTCCGAGAACTCGTGCAGGAGATAGCTGGTCTCATGGTATATGAAGCCACCAGGAGTCTACAAGTTGAGGATACAGAGGTCGAAACGCCCTTGGGGACGGCGCGAGGCAAAACGATAGCCGGCAAAAAGTTAGCTGTTGTACCGGTTCTCAGGGCCGGCCTTGTCATGAGCGATGGCATTTTGCGCCTCATACCAAATGCCAAAGTAGGACATATCGGTCTTTATCGAGATCCAGAAACGTTGGAACCGGTAGAATATTACTGCAAGTTGCCCAAAGACATAGAAGAGCGCGATGTGATGATCGTCGACCCCATGCTGGCCACCGGCGGCTCTGCGGCTGCGGCCATAAGCGCCGTGAAAGACCGCGGTGGCAAGAGAATCTCTCTGATATGTCTAATATCGGCGCCTGAGGGCCTAAATGTGGTTAGGAATTCTCATCCCGACGTGAATATTTTTACGGCTGCGATCGATGATCATCTGGACGGACATGGCTATATCATCCCTGGCCTAGGCGATGCCGGCGATCGTCTTTTCGGGACGAGGTAA
- the murA gene encoding UDP-N-acetylglucosamine 1-carboxyvinyltransferase: MSQVLCIRGGHPLRGAVVAQGSKNATLPIMAAALLLKGGKLRLKRVPNLLDIATMADLLKYLGVCVDFDNHEMSIDVPEEISWETPPSLVRKMRASSLVLGPLLSRCGKAVLPLPGGCAIGSRPIDLHLKGLSKMGASIEVAHGAVTAEARELRGTRIYLDFPSVGATENVLMAAVFAKGETLIENAAREPEIANLAQALREMGADISGEGTGIIRIRGVDALHDAEVEIIPDRIEASTYLLAGVITGGEVTVKGVILEHLDALLAKLEEAGATVARNEGEVKAYVKNKLHSINVKTLPYPGFPTDLQPQMMALLSLASGTSVIREEIFEARFLHVGDLKRMGAAIEVQGNMAIVKGCPELMGCDVKATDLRAGAALILAGLAAKGETRVHALQHIWRGYEQIEEKIASLGASLNLTEMAEEEVKW, translated from the coding sequence GTGAGCCAGGTTCTTTGCATCCGAGGCGGTCATCCCTTGAGGGGCGCTGTTGTAGCCCAAGGTTCCAAGAACGCCACACTGCCGATTATGGCAGCAGCTCTTTTGCTCAAAGGCGGAAAACTCAGACTGAAGCGGGTACCGAATTTGCTCGACATCGCTACTATGGCAGACCTGTTAAAGTATCTCGGTGTTTGTGTGGATTTCGATAACCATGAGATGTCGATAGATGTTCCAGAGGAGATATCTTGGGAAACGCCTCCGTCTTTGGTGCGTAAGATGCGGGCCTCGTCTTTGGTGTTGGGGCCGTTGCTTTCCAGGTGCGGGAAGGCTGTCCTTCCCTTGCCTGGAGGATGTGCTATAGGCAGCCGCCCCATAGACCTGCACTTGAAGGGACTTTCAAAAATGGGCGCGTCCATTGAAGTGGCTCACGGAGCGGTTACAGCTGAAGCCCGTGAACTTCGAGGCACGAGAATATATCTTGACTTTCCTTCCGTGGGAGCCACGGAGAACGTACTGATGGCAGCCGTATTTGCGAAAGGGGAAACGCTCATAGAAAACGCCGCTCGAGAGCCGGAAATTGCCAACTTGGCCCAAGCCTTGAGGGAGATGGGAGCCGATATAAGCGGTGAAGGCACGGGCATAATACGCATTCGGGGCGTAGATGCGCTACACGATGCTGAAGTTGAGATAATTCCTGATCGCATAGAGGCTTCGACCTACCTCCTCGCCGGGGTCATCACGGGCGGCGAGGTGACAGTGAAGGGCGTCATCTTAGAACATTTAGATGCCCTGTTGGCCAAGCTCGAAGAGGCCGGCGCCACAGTTGCGAGGAATGAAGGGGAAGTGAAGGCATATGTTAAGAACAAGCTTCATAGCATCAATGTAAAGACGCTCCCGTATCCAGGCTTTCCCACAGACCTGCAACCCCAAATGATGGCCTTGCTCTCTCTGGCTTCGGGGACCAGTGTAATACGCGAGGAAATCTTTGAAGCGAGGTTTCTCCACGTGGGCGACCTCAAACGAATGGGCGCAGCCATAGAGGTCCAGGGCAATATGGCGATAGTAAAGGGGTGCCCCGAACTTATGGGTTGCGATGTCAAGGCTACGGACTTGAGAGCGGGTGCCGCTCTGATATTGGCCGGCCTGGCCGCCAAAGGCGAGACGAGGGTGCACGCGCTTCAACATATCTGGAGGGGCTACGAGCAAATAGAAGAGAAGATCGCCTCTTTAGGGGCCTCTTTGAACCTCACCGAGATGGCTGAGGAAGAGGTCAAATGGTGA
- a CDS encoding tetratricopeptide repeat protein — translation MRRLIVLLGVVILLVAARAPGGTFKAMGFEPPKVNSLDAEREFLRAYRAYAKGDYFQAIEALSEALNFNIYLVDTYLLRGMALRRLGALDAAEDAVENYLEVRHGDEMGERFATTLQHERRLIEESIGGSKEFHLLVGRRLPFKTRFRLPLSANMSLSGLSKVKYGFGVIYICDAVGGRLWAMRETLPALISVEVDAPQTVLPVDETHFYLINRRGEIMEGTIDWPSKLLGLSSLGNVGGIVGDGSMLSSSEIVIGDCERGELLWVSIPKMEITKRWKAKSGRMEPVSVVAFGEAIAIADRANERCIVIDGRDAEEIATVSVPLPRDVAWIDRSSLSVLGEDGSLREIVLRKDVAEVKISLADPLTDAWSVVESKGALLIFDVRLSSVWEVFPMPEEGRSLIFSVCQPSLSEDAGEIILKLRGHLALKEALQNLSNPHFFAAWNGQILPVKDSSSQNETPVVLLLGSASSGQSVLVLPWDADFDALLQRIYETVGGWPTDMILESSVELKNISAELKERFLSFCLFNGVRASLLAREIPSAEWVQICKFTGGDVIWNASPYIGGLLPPKRWALSIRLSSDAVPSGQIGEAMLALYGNWEARPFRDWFPLWPNLLQSDLAATP, via the coding sequence TTGAGACGTCTAATCGTGCTTTTGGGGGTCGTCATCTTATTAGTGGCAGCTCGTGCTCCCGGGGGCACTTTTAAAGCGATGGGATTTGAACCTCCCAAGGTTAACAGCTTAGATGCCGAGAGGGAGTTCTTGCGGGCATATAGGGCATATGCCAAGGGCGATTACTTTCAAGCTATAGAGGCACTCAGCGAGGCTCTGAATTTCAATATATATCTGGTCGATACATATTTGCTCAGAGGAATGGCACTGCGGCGGCTTGGAGCATTGGATGCCGCGGAGGATGCGGTCGAAAATTATCTCGAAGTCAGGCACGGTGACGAGATGGGCGAGCGCTTTGCTACGACATTACAGCATGAGCGCAGATTGATCGAGGAATCAATCGGCGGTTCAAAAGAATTTCATCTTTTAGTTGGCAGGAGACTTCCGTTCAAAACGCGTTTTCGCTTGCCCTTGTCCGCTAACATGTCTCTAAGTGGTCTCAGCAAGGTCAAATACGGCTTCGGCGTGATATATATTTGCGATGCCGTCGGAGGGCGCCTCTGGGCCATGAGGGAGACACTTCCAGCGCTGATCTCTGTCGAGGTGGATGCTCCTCAAACCGTCTTGCCTGTTGATGAAACCCACTTTTACCTCATAAATAGGCGTGGAGAAATAATGGAGGGAACTATCGATTGGCCTTCTAAGCTCTTAGGGCTTTCTTCCCTCGGGAATGTCGGGGGGATCGTAGGTGACGGAAGCATGCTTTCATCGAGCGAGATTGTGATAGGAGATTGTGAGCGAGGAGAGCTGCTTTGGGTTTCCATACCTAAAATGGAAATAACCAAGCGCTGGAAAGCAAAAAGCGGCCGCATGGAGCCGGTATCGGTTGTCGCCTTTGGCGAGGCTATCGCTATCGCAGATCGGGCTAATGAGCGATGCATTGTCATAGATGGAAGGGACGCGGAAGAAATCGCCACCGTTTCTGTGCCGCTCCCGCGCGATGTCGCGTGGATCGACCGTTCTTCGCTTTCGGTTTTGGGGGAGGACGGTTCTTTGAGGGAAATCGTGCTGCGGAAAGACGTTGCCGAAGTTAAGATTTCCCTGGCCGATCCGCTGACCGACGCGTGGTCTGTCGTCGAATCGAAAGGAGCTCTTCTCATCTTTGATGTGCGGCTTTCCTCGGTTTGGGAGGTTTTTCCAATGCCCGAGGAAGGGAGGAGTCTCATCTTTTCCGTTTGTCAACCAAGTCTGTCTGAAGACGCAGGTGAGATCATACTCAAGCTCAGAGGACATCTTGCTCTTAAAGAGGCGCTTCAAAACCTTAGCAACCCCCACTTCTTCGCGGCTTGGAACGGTCAAATCCTCCCGGTAAAGGATAGCTCGAGCCAAAATGAAACCCCTGTTGTCTTATTGTTGGGCAGTGCGTCGTCAGGACAATCTGTTCTTGTCCTGCCATGGGATGCTGATTTTGATGCTTTATTGCAACGTATCTACGAGACAGTGGGTGGATGGCCTACCGATATGATCCTCGAGTCTTCAGTGGAACTCAAAAATATATCTGCGGAACTAAAGGAACGATTCCTCTCTTTCTGTCTCTTTAACGGGGTCCGAGCATCGTTATTAGCGAGGGAAATACCCAGCGCTGAATGGGTTCAAATCTGTAAGTTCACCGGCGGGGATGTGATATGGAACGCAAGTCCCTATATCGGCGGACTGTTGCCGCCTAAGAGATGGGCGCTTTCGATCCGCCTCTCGTCCGACGCCGTCCCTTCAGGACAGATCGGAGAAGCAATGCTTGCCCTCTATGGCAACTGGGAAGCCCGTCCATTCCGCGATTGGTTTCCGCTTTGGCCCAATTTGCTTCAGAGCGATCTTGCAGCTACTCCATAA
- a CDS encoding flagellar biosynthesis protein FliR codes for MPAANIEGLLSIVFFLAALVVAKAVNNISAGKWPGGTMWVAYLRMLLGFLLTGAAVFAFCALFGIDIISQ; via the coding sequence ATGCCTGCAGCAAATATTGAGGGGCTTCTATCCATAGTTTTTTTCCTTGCAGCTTTAGTTGTGGCCAAGGCGGTGAACAATATAAGCGCCGGCAAATGGCCAGGTGGAACTATGTGGGTCGCTTATTTGAGGATGCTCCTCGGATTTCTTCTGACTGGAGCCGCGGTATTTGCGTTCTGCGCTCTGTTCGGCATAGACATAATAAGCCAATGA
- the hisC gene encoding histidinol-phosphate transaminase has product MPWLKELTRKALRDLEPYKPGKPIEELKRELGLKEVIKLCSNENPWPLPDSVAKAANSAIKEINRYPDPEAYRLRRAIAKKWGVSPAEVIVGGGTEGILYTLFQAILEDGEEVVFPFPTYPLYGVAALAAGGRCVKVPFEDSFAFPIEALKAACTGKTKAMVLCNPNNPTGNFIPRHDLLNLAAYLESQRVLLIVDEAYADFVDDPSYLAGLELFREIGKVVIVRTFSKAYGLAALRVAFAIAPTPVVDSYAKVRSVFEVNTIAQRAALAALTEDKYIEEVREKVIEERGKLFGALSNIGLHVINTTANFLLILHPASNDIYDELLKEGIIVRPGKDLGLPGSLRVSVGLPEENEQFVVALEKVLKRVEGQ; this is encoded by the coding sequence ATGCCTTGGTTAAAAGAGTTGACCAGAAAAGCCCTAAGGGATCTCGAACCATATAAACCTGGAAAACCTATCGAGGAATTAAAACGGGAACTGGGGCTTAAAGAAGTGATAAAGCTTTGCTCCAATGAGAATCCATGGCCTTTGCCCGATTCAGTGGCAAAAGCTGCGAATAGCGCCATAAAGGAGATCAATCGTTATCCTGACCCGGAAGCCTACCGCTTGAGGAGGGCAATTGCTAAAAAATGGGGCGTCTCGCCTGCCGAAGTGATCGTAGGGGGTGGCACGGAGGGGATCCTTTACACCCTCTTTCAAGCAATCCTCGAGGATGGAGAAGAAGTGGTGTTTCCATTTCCCACTTATCCTCTTTACGGAGTGGCCGCCCTCGCGGCCGGAGGGCGTTGCGTCAAAGTTCCCTTCGAAGATAGCTTTGCTTTCCCGATAGAAGCCCTTAAGGCCGCTTGCACAGGTAAGACAAAAGCCATGGTGTTATGCAATCCGAACAACCCAACCGGGAATTTCATACCTCGCCATGACCTATTGAATCTGGCCGCATATCTGGAATCGCAGCGGGTCCTGCTGATAGTGGATGAGGCTTATGCCGACTTCGTCGATGATCCGTCCTATCTGGCAGGCCTTGAATTATTCAGAGAAATAGGCAAAGTGGTCATCGTAAGGACGTTTTCCAAAGCCTATGGTTTGGCCGCGCTGCGCGTAGCCTTCGCTATCGCACCCACACCTGTGGTAGATTCGTATGCTAAGGTGAGAAGCGTATTTGAGGTGAACACTATAGCTCAGCGCGCAGCATTAGCGGCTTTAACAGAAGATAAATATATTGAAGAAGTGAGAGAAAAAGTTATAGAGGAACGAGGAAAACTCTTCGGCGCCCTCTCTAATATAGGCTTGCACGTCATAAACACGACTGCCAACTTCCTCTTGATCCTTCATCCCGCTTCGAATGATATCTATGATGAATTGCTGAAAGAAGGGATAATCGTACGACCAGGCAAAGATCTGGGGCTTCCCGGCTCCCTTCGTGTCAGCGTTGGCCTACCTGAGGAAAACGAGCAATTCGTCGTCGCGCTCGAAAAGGTGCTGAAACGCGTTGAGGGACAGTAA
- a CDS encoding glycosyltransferase family 4 protein — MSSWKTLIFGLFAIMWGFGATGLSVQLSRRYRIVDPSGSARKIHEGEVPRGGGVALWLGVLLSILLQPEASSFSASLAFGSSFIFIVGYIDDMRSLPPFLRLIVHLTSACIVVYAIPAPIALLERAILVFWVTGMTSAFNLIDGLNGLLLSIFAASAVLALIWTDQWAWVPLLGMALGALWWNFPEARTFLGDGGSTLLGFLYASLISNYVASRGVSSALAVLAVVAILGGIPLIDTLASIVRRLAEHRSPFSPDRGHIHHRLIDSGLSCGAAVATLVGLHVFCIACGFVLLNHIAG, encoded by the coding sequence ATGTCTTCCTGGAAAACCCTGATATTTGGCCTGTTCGCCATAATGTGGGGCTTCGGAGCCACGGGGCTTTCTGTACAGCTATCTCGGCGTTATCGCATCGTCGACCCTTCGGGCAGCGCAAGGAAAATTCACGAAGGGGAGGTGCCGAGAGGTGGCGGTGTAGCCTTATGGCTGGGCGTGCTTCTGTCTATCCTTCTACAACCGGAAGCTTCTTCGTTTAGCGCTAGCCTTGCCTTCGGTTCATCTTTCATCTTCATCGTCGGATATATCGATGACATGCGTTCCCTTCCCCCTTTTTTGCGGCTCATCGTGCATTTGACCTCGGCTTGCATAGTGGTTTATGCTATCCCAGCACCCATTGCGCTCTTGGAAAGGGCAATCTTGGTTTTTTGGGTGACCGGCATGACCAGCGCCTTTAACCTTATAGACGGGTTGAACGGTCTTTTACTTTCGATCTTCGCCGCATCTGCCGTTTTGGCGCTTATATGGACAGATCAATGGGCATGGGTGCCTCTCCTGGGCATGGCCTTAGGGGCGCTCTGGTGGAATTTCCCCGAAGCGCGCACCTTCTTAGGCGATGGGGGCAGCACATTGTTAGGTTTTTTGTATGCCTCGCTGATCTCCAATTACGTGGCGTCGAGGGGGGTCTCTTCTGCCTTGGCGGTCCTCGCGGTTGTCGCCATCCTCGGCGGTATTCCGTTGATAGACACGTTGGCTTCTATTGTCCGCAGGCTCGCTGAGCACAGATCTCCCTTTTCTCCAGACAGGGGTCATATCCATCACAGACTGATAGACAGCGGACTCTCGTGTGGTGCTGCGGTAGCGACGTTGGTGGGCCTTCATGTCTTTTGTATAGCCTGCGGTTTTGTTTTGCTCAATCATATAGCCGGATGA
- the wecB gene encoding non-hydrolyzing UDP-N-acetylglucosamine 2-epimerase: protein MDLLTCCVVGTRPEAIKMAPVIMELRKECGMHPYVLATGQHAEMLRQSLSFFQILPDADLAIMRDRQSLDYITASVLSGVGEALDKVRPDLVLVHGDTSTTFASALAAFYRRIPVGHVEAGLRSGNLYLPFPEEANRLLVDRISTLLFAPTEWAKNNLLAEGYDASKIWVTGNTVIDALLWGIEKVKSPNLPELKQIPETDRILLLTAHRRESWGEPLYAICRALRQILAEEDGLWAVIPVHKNPAVREIMAKELYGMSKVILCEPLDYPDFIWAMKRSTLILSDSGGIQEEATAIKKPVLVLREVTERPEALNSGTAILVGHDTEKIVTESLRLLRSNEAYEELIERSGYPFGTGDAAKRIATAIKEAVQKGYLRDAFGRRD from the coding sequence ATGGATCTTCTGACCTGTTGTGTTGTGGGCACAAGGCCGGAGGCGATAAAGATGGCTCCGGTGATCATGGAACTTCGCAAAGAATGCGGAATGCATCCGTATGTCCTTGCGACAGGTCAGCATGCCGAGATGCTTCGCCAATCGTTGAGTTTTTTCCAGATACTCCCTGATGCAGATTTGGCCATCATGAGAGACAGGCAAAGCCTGGATTACATCACGGCATCGGTATTATCAGGGGTCGGGGAAGCGCTTGACAAAGTAAGACCTGATCTGGTTTTGGTCCACGGCGATACGAGCACCACTTTCGCTTCTGCCTTGGCCGCATTCTACCGCCGTATACCTGTGGGTCATGTGGAAGCTGGCCTCAGGAGCGGAAATCTGTACCTCCCATTTCCAGAGGAAGCCAATCGCCTCCTCGTCGATCGCATATCCACCCTTTTGTTCGCACCCACCGAGTGGGCTAAAAATAATCTCTTGGCCGAAGGCTATGATGCTTCCAAAATATGGGTCACGGGCAACACGGTAATAGATGCCCTCCTTTGGGGCATCGAAAAAGTGAAGAGTCCGAATCTCCCTGAACTTAAGCAAATACCGGAGACAGATCGAATCTTGCTCCTTACCGCTCACAGGCGCGAATCGTGGGGGGAACCGCTTTATGCGATATGCCGGGCGTTGAGACAAATCCTTGCGGAAGAAGACGGGTTGTGGGCGGTGATTCCGGTTCACAAAAATCCCGCTGTAAGGGAGATCATGGCAAAGGAGCTTTACGGGATGTCGAAAGTTATCTTATGTGAGCCTTTAGATTACCCGGACTTTATATGGGCCATGAAGCGCAGTACGCTGATCTTGAGCGACAGTGGAGGCATCCAAGAGGAGGCCACAGCCATTAAAAAGCCGGTCCTTGTTCTCCGCGAAGTTACAGAGCGCCCTGAAGCTTTAAACAGCGGCACAGCCATCTTGGTGGGGCACGATACCGAAAAGATTGTGACAGAGAGTTTGCGTCTACTGCGCTCAAACGAAGCGTATGAAGAACTCATAGAACGCTCTGGCTATCCCTTTGGCACGGGAGATGCCGCAAAAAGGATCGCAACTGCCATAAAAGAAGCCGTACAAAAAGGATATCTTCGTGATGCTTTTGGGAGGAGGGATTAA
- the meaB gene encoding methylmalonyl Co-A mutase-associated GTPase MeaB, producing the protein MENTIKKALKGDPRAIARLISLVESESTFAHEIMKAIYAHTGKAHLIGVTGAPGAGKSTLVDKIISRYKELGKSVGIIAVDPSSPFSGGAILGDRLRMQQHALDPSVFIRSMGTRGSLGGLSRAAYEAALILDACGKDIVIIETAGVGQTEIDIVRIADTVILLLVPGMGDDVQIMKAGIMEIADIFVVNKADREGADKIVAEVNLMLDIAGERPWRPPVLKAIAESGQGIDDIIRAVEEHRLYLQKSEEGKKRRSSRIRHEVEEILRRDIARVVEKQWKERSSNDLIEALASRRSDPYTEAGKLLEGILGAAENSREVEGA; encoded by the coding sequence ATGGAAAACACAATTAAGAAAGCGTTGAAAGGGGATCCGCGCGCCATAGCACGTTTAATCAGCCTCGTGGAGAGCGAGTCGACCTTCGCTCATGAGATCATGAAGGCCATCTATGCCCATACCGGAAAGGCGCATCTGATAGGTGTGACTGGAGCCCCAGGCGCCGGCAAGAGTACCCTTGTTGATAAAATCATATCAAGATATAAAGAACTCGGCAAATCCGTAGGGATAATAGCCGTAGACCCATCTAGTCCGTTCAGCGGTGGGGCGATCTTGGGCGATCGTTTGCGGATGCAACAGCATGCCCTGGATCCATCGGTCTTTATCCGTAGCATGGGGACGCGCGGTTCGTTGGGCGGCCTGAGCAGGGCTGCTTATGAAGCGGCCCTCATTCTCGATGCCTGCGGCAAGGACATCGTCATCATCGAGACAGCTGGTGTTGGGCAAACGGAGATTGACATAGTGAGGATAGCCGATACCGTCATATTGTTACTCGTGCCTGGTATGGGCGATGATGTGCAGATTATGAAGGCTGGAATAATGGAAATAGCTGATATCTTTGTAGTTAACAAAGCCGATAGAGAAGGCGCCGATAAGATAGTCGCCGAGGTCAACCTCATGCTGGATATAGCCGGCGAGCGTCCATGGAGGCCCCCGGTCTTAAAAGCTATAGCCGAGTCCGGACAGGGAATTGACGATATAATACGGGCAGTCGAAGAGCACCGGCTCTACCTCCAAAAAAGCGAGGAAGGCAAAAAAAGGCGCTCCTCGCGTATTCGACATGAGGTTGAGGAAATATTGAGACGTGACATTGCCAGGGTCGTAGAAAAACAGTGGAAAGAGCGCAGTTCAAACGATTTAATTGAAGCATTGGCTTCGCGGCGCTCCGATCCCTATACAGAAGCTGGCAAACTTCTCGAGGGTATACTGGGGGCGGCTGAAAATTCGCGGGAGGTCGAAGGGGCATGA
- the uppS gene encoding polyprenyl diphosphate synthase, giving the protein MPKEADVIGGLPSHVAIIMDGNGRWALKRGLPRIMGHYAGVKAIERTVRAAADIGIPHLSLYAFSTENWRRPLPEVKGLMNLFRYYVRKKTKELCNEGVRLRFAGRIWELSEDIRKIVREAENATAGGGRLDLVVCFNYGGRQELLDAINSIVEEDGREGAVTEEAIRSHLYLPDLPDPDLIIRTSGEHRLSNFWLWQSSYSELYFTSTLWPDFGKEELDSALEDYAKRERRFGAV; this is encoded by the coding sequence ATGCCGAAAGAGGCTGATGTCATAGGCGGGCTCCCGTCTCACGTTGCCATAATTATGGACGGAAACGGGAGATGGGCCCTCAAGCGCGGCCTGCCGCGCATAATGGGGCATTACGCAGGCGTAAAGGCAATCGAGAGGACTGTGCGCGCAGCTGCAGACATCGGGATACCCCATCTTTCTCTCTATGCATTTTCAACAGAGAACTGGCGAAGGCCTCTCCCGGAAGTAAAAGGCCTGATGAACCTGTTTCGCTATTATGTAAGGAAAAAGACCAAAGAATTATGCAACGAAGGCGTGCGGCTGCGATTTGCCGGGCGCATATGGGAGCTCTCCGAGGACATCCGCAAAATCGTCAGGGAAGCGGAGAATGCAACTGCCGGCGGAGGCAGGCTCGACCTTGTCGTGTGCTTCAATTACGGAGGCAGACAAGAGCTCCTTGATGCCATAAATAGCATCGTCGAAGAGGATGGAAGAGAAGGTGCAGTGACCGAAGAAGCAATACGCAGTCATCTTTACTTGCCAGATCTGCCAGATCCGGACTTGATCATCAGGACGAGCGGCGAACATCGCCTCAGCAACTTCTGGCTTTGGCAAAGCTCTTATTCGGAATTATACTTTACATCTACTCTTTGGCCCGATTTTGGGAAAGAAGAGTTGGATTCGGCTTTAGAAGACTATGCTAAAAGGGAGAGGCGTTTCGGTGCGGTATAA
- a CDS encoding uracil-DNA glycosylase: MRHEDLIYAPSIEERKVKRLQAWETLTEAVKECQKCPLCNSRTQSVFGDGPIDTDLMFIGEAPGADEDAQGKPFVGKAGQLLNRILEAAGIARESIFITNVVKCRPPNNRVPAVEEMMRCDPYLQSQISLIQPKIIVCLGSTPARWLLKTTEGITNLRGRWFEWKGIKVVPMFHPSYLLRNPSNKTGSPKHLTWLDIQKVKEEWERMRTRSPEGDAERG; encoded by the coding sequence ATGAGGCATGAGGATTTAATATACGCCCCAAGCATCGAAGAGAGAAAGGTCAAGAGGCTTCAAGCGTGGGAAACCTTGACCGAAGCAGTCAAGGAATGTCAAAAGTGCCCTTTATGCAACTCCAGGACGCAGAGCGTCTTTGGCGATGGGCCCATCGACACCGATTTGATGTTCATAGGAGAAGCACCGGGTGCAGATGAAGATGCACAAGGTAAACCTTTTGTAGGTAAGGCAGGACAATTGCTCAACAGGATTTTAGAGGCTGCTGGCATCGCGCGGGAAAGCATCTTCATAACTAATGTGGTCAAGTGTCGTCCGCCCAACAATCGCGTCCCTGCTGTTGAAGAGATGATGCGCTGTGATCCATACCTTCAGTCGCAGATATCTCTCATACAGCCGAAGATAATAGTCTGTCTCGGCAGTACTCCTGCCAGATGGCTATTAAAGACCACAGAAGGGATAACAAATTTAAGGGGACGTTGGTTTGAGTGGAAGGGTATAAAAGTTGTACCAATGTTTCACCCCAGCTATCTACTGAGAAATCCCTCAAACAAGACCGGCAGTCCGAAGCACTTGACATGGCTCGACATACAAAAAGTTAAGGAGGAATGGGAGAGGATGAGAACGAGATCTCCCGAAGGCGATGCCGAAAGAGGCTGA